The Asticcacaulis excentricus CB 48 genomic sequence AGCCGCGATTGGCCTGATCGTGCGCTTCGGTGGCTGCGGCCCCAAGCGTGGCGCTCCAGATGTTCGACTGTACGACCTTTGGCATCCGCGCAGCGTCCGTATGACCCATGCCGTCGCTCCAGCCCGCCGTCTCGATGCCTTTTTCGGCCAGATAGGCCGAGACGCGCTCGATGAAATAGGGGGTGAGTTGCGGCGCTTTCAGGCCGTTCTGCGCCATAAAGGCCTGACAGGCGGGCGATTGCGTCCACGCCCCGGCCGTCTCGTCCGCCCCGATATGGTAGCGTTTCAGCGGCACACCGGCGGCCTGATGCAGCTTCATCGTCTCGTCGATGACCTTGTCGATGAAGGCATAGGTGGCGGGCAGGCAGACATTGAGTGTGTTGTCGTTGTAATGCTGGATCGAGCGGTAGGCCGTGGTGTCTCCCGGTTCGACCAGCCGATATTGCGCCGCCCCCGCCGCATCACCGGCGGCCATCAGACGGCGATAGCGGACCTCCATGGATTTGATCGCCGCGCGGCTGTGGCCCGGCATGTCGAAGGAGGGGATGACCTCTATGCCACGCGCCTGCGCCGCCCTGAGGATGTCGATATAGTCAGCCTTCGTGAAATAGCCATTGACCGGCGTGTCGCGCTCCGGTCCGGCACCCAGCTGCGGCAGAAGGCAGGTCTCTTCGGCCAGGTCGTGGCAGCGATAGGCCCCCACCTGCGTCAGTTCCGGCAGGCCTTCGATTTCCAGCCGCCAGCCTTCGTCGTCGCCCAGATGCAGGTGCAGGCGGTTGAGCTTATAGGCCGCCATCTGCTCCAGCGTCTCGAGCACAAAGACTTTGGAATGGAAGTTGCGCGCCACGTCGATATGCAGGCCGCGGAAGGGCAGGCGTGGCGCGTCTTCGATGGTCATACGCCGCACCTGAGCGCCATCAAAGGCCGTTTGCTGGGCCAGAGAGCGCAGGGCGTGGTTGGCACCGGTCGTTGATCCCGCGCGGATGGTGACGCTTTTGCCCACCGCCAGGCGGTAGGCTTCGGGGCTCAGTTTCGGGTCGATAGTGACGCTGAGCACAGGCCCCCGCCCCTCACCGGCCCCAGCCTGTTTAAGGGCCTTTACGGCGGCGGTAATGGCATCGCGGCCCAGGCCCTTCAGGCGCAGGTCAAACCCCTTGCTGAGATCGAGCGGCGCGCCCTTTTGCAGGGTCACCTTGGCCGGGGTTGGCAGGATCACCACGGCCGGACGGGTCAGGGCCACATTGTGTGACGCATTGCGTTCATAGGCGCGTTGCGGCGTCAGCCATTGCGTCTTGTCGCCTGGGGTCTGGCTGCCCAGCTTCGCCTCATCGGTCATCGGTGCGACAAACGGCAGGGTCTCCAGACCGCTTTCGCGGTCGATTGCCACCTTCGAGGCCCTAATGGTGCGGGGGGTGAGTGCAGGCGCGGCCACATAGGCGTTGGGCATCATGAAACCGCGCGCATAGAAGTGCCCCTGCCCCCAGACTCGAACCGTATGAGAAGCGCCACCTTTCAGCGCGACGCCGCCCTTGGGTGTCAGGGCGTAGAGGTCGCCATTGACCTGTTTCAGGTCGAAGGCGTCGCTTTCAGAGCGCACAAACGCGCCGACATAGGAGAAATAGAGGGTCCAGCCGCCGGGCAGCTCGCCCCCTTCGGGAAGGGTGAGGGTCAGGGCCGACAGGAAACAAGCCGCCTTGTCACAGGTCTGACGGTTATCGACGATCTCCCAGCGATAGCCGAGGTGATCGCCCAGACGGTCCAGTGTGGCCTGATCCAGCGATGGCAGGGGCGGGGCGACACTTGGCGCAGCGGGCGCTGATACCGGCGTTTGCGGCAGGGCGGCGCAACCGGCGGTCAGGGACAGGACAAGGGCCAGTGTGCTCAGGCTGACAGAATGGGCTAAGGTCATGCGGGGCTCCCTGTTTGACACCTATGTGACGGCGGATTTTCCGCGAAATCAAGTCCAAAAGTTATAGAGTGGAGCGACATTGGTCATAACCAATATAATGGATAGCTAGCGGATAGCGTTTGCAGGCATCCACTTATCGACTTGACTTTCGCACCCAGACATGAGAACAAAAAAAGAACTCGTGGAGGTGGCGATGAGCCGACTGTATGACGGAGCGTGGGTGCTGGTGACCGGTCAGGCGGTGGCGCAGCCAGCCATTGAGTGTCTTAATGGCATATTTCGCGTGGCGGACGGTCTTTATCGTGAGGATGGGCACGCTGTTGACCGGTTTTTGGGGCGTCCAGCCATTCAGATGATACTAGACTTTCAAACCGCGCGCGAAAATGGCCTGCTGCCGGGGTAATTTTTAACCCCCTTCCGCTACAGACAGTCCCTTCCCCTGCCGTAATATACCCGCCATGACCCCTGCACTGATCGCTGCCAACGACAACTGGCCTGCCGAAGCCGAACTGATCGCTGAAACGGTCGCCGCCTATGAAGCGTCCGGCAGCACGCGAGCGCAGGCTCTGGCCGATCTGCGGCACGCCTTGCAGGCGTTGCGCCGCAACGGTCTGCGCTCGGCCCGCGCCCTTAAGGGTATGGAGTAGGCCTTAAGGCGCGCATCACAGGTGCATGCGCCCTATGCATAATATTAGCGGAACAGACCGCCCAGCAGCTTGCCGATGCCCTCTTGTCCCAAGAGGTTCGGGGCGGCCTCGGCTATGGCCTGCGTCAATTGCCCACCCTGCGACAACTGATCGACCACACCTGGCAGGACGTCGCCCAGTTGCGCTGGATCAATGCCCAGTGACCCGGCCAGTTGATTGACCATGTCCGGCCCTAGCGCCGACTGTAACTGCTCCAGAGATACCGGCAGGTTGGCGCCATTCGACACCCACGACTGCACCACCTCAGCCAGACCGCCCTGCTGCAATTGACCCAGGACATCGCCGATCAGGCCCTGCCCACCCAGTTGCTGTGCCAGTCCGGCGAGGTCCAGATTGCCCAGATCGAGCTTGCTGCCCAGGGCGCCAAGAATATCGTTCAACATGATCCGCTCCGTGTGTGTTCTCATTCTACCTTGCGCGGCGAATCGGGCGGAGTCGAGTCAGGAGATGCGGTCACCGATCCCCCGATGATTGCGCAAACCTTTGCCTCACGCAGATGTTTTCAGCCGCGGGCACGCAGCGGAATCTCCGTGATTACGTCATACAGCGCCTTCAGGCACGCCACCCCCAGCGCCTGAGAGCGGGCCGGTGACCAGCCCTCAACGGCGTCCGGCGCGTCGTCATGGTCCTTAAACGGCATTTCCAGCGTCATGGCGATGGCCCCGAAGCGTTCGGCAACGGCATTGGTCGAAACGGCCAGATTGGCCTGCCCCGGCGCATCGACTGCATAGCCGTAGGTAGTCTGAAAATCGGTCGTGCGCGCCGACAGGGCGCTCAGATAGCGGCGATAGAGAGCGTCACGCTCTGGTGTCCACGACGGAATGCCCTCAAATCCGGCCATGAAGACGTGCGGGATGGCTTCGTCGCCGTGCACGTCAATGGCAAAATCAACGCCGGTGTCGTCCATGGCGTTGCGGATAGTCAGTACTTCCGGGCTCTTTTCGACCGAGGGCGCGGCCCACTGACGGTTCAGATCGGTGCCGGCGGCATTGGTGCGCAGGTGCCCGCGCGCGCTGCCGTCCGGGTTACAGTTAAGTACGATGTAAAAGGTCGCCGCTGCCCGCAAGGCCGCGGCCTCAGGCGCGTCGCTGCACAGCCAGGGAATGGCCCCCTCCATCCACCATTCGGCCATGGTCTCGCCCGGATGCTGACGGGCATAGAGCCACACGATGCGCGGCCCCTCCCCTACGCGGAACAAGTCGAGATCGCGACCGTCGAGCGTTTGGCCCAAAACCCGGTGACTCATGGCCGGCAAGGCTTTCACCCGCTCTACCAGCACCCGGTGACGGTCACTGTCATAGGGCGCAAAATAAGCCACCCACAGGGTTTCAGAGGCCGCCCGGTGACGGATGCTCAGCACGCCGTCGGCATAGGTGGTGTCGGCCTGTGTCCAGTGGACTCCATCACTGCTGATACGGGCTTTGTAGCCCTCCCAGCCGCCCGTATAAGCCGATCCCCCGGCATTGGTAAGGCGCAGTTCGAGATCGACGCCTGAAGCCCCGTCCACCCGGAAATAGAACCACTGGTAATAGTGCGACTGATGATCCGGACGGATGAGCAGATCGAAACGTCCGCCACCATGCGCCTGCACCATCTCGATATTGCCGCCATCGAAATCGGAATGGATGCTGACGGCCATGTCGCGTCTCCGCAAGGGGTTGAATGTACTAACCGTTTCCATAGCGACCGAATCGGAGGCCGTCACGTCATTTCGGGGACCGTCCTTTCAGGCGGTGTGGGCTATCGGGGGATCAGTGACGGCCTCTTTTCGTCGCAATCCCTTGGACTCCAAGCGACTCCGTGTCTTTTGGGGACCCTTTTCAGCATCAGAACCGTGGCTTTACGGCTGAAATGAGAGTCTGGCGGGTATATTTCGATGGGATTGAAGGCGGTCACTGCAAAACCCACGCGCTGAGGTCAAAGAACAGGACGCGCTGATGCGTGTATCCCAGTGACTGGTCTGTTAAGTGACTCTGTCGGTAGGGTCTTAACTGTCTTTCTCAGTAGAGGTCCGCCTGAGCGACCCTTCAAAGGTCGCACAAGGCGGACAGTGCACGGACTGCAATACCGCTCTTCTCTCGCTGTTAAGAGAGTCTGTTAGTGAATCTAGTTAAATAGGTTAAGGGAAAAAACAGCCGAAATTCCCCTTTAAAATCAACAAGGGTACCTTTTGTTAATCTTTGATACCCCGTCACTTTGTCACTGATACCCCGCGCGACGGGTCTTCGTTCCCCCGAGTAGGCGGTCACTCTTCCCCCGATAAGTGACTTCGGAAAAACAGAATATTTTCCACAGCTTGCCCAAGGCTTTTTAACCCTGTTTCAGCGGGAAATCCGGTCACCATTCCCCCGAAAACCGGCTTTTGAGGGCAAAACCGCGGAAAAACGCCCGCCGGTCACTGTTCCCCCGACTCACCTTGAGCGAATCGGTCACTCATCCCCCGTCAATTCGGTCACCCATCCCCCGATAGCGCGGTCACTGTTCCCCCGACGAATCGGACACAAAAAGTCACTGATCCCCCGACAGTGTTTTCTAGAACCGTTTGTGCATAAGGCTGTCGATTTCCAACGCTCGCTGGTCTTCGGCGGTTTGGCGTTCCAGGGTTTTCAGCGCGTCGCGCACCCTCACCCGTTCTTCCATGTCGCGCTTGATGAAATGCACCGCCGGCGAACCGTCATTGGTCTTGGTCAGTGTCATCTCGTATTCCGGTAGGGCGTTCTTGACCACGATACGCTTTAATAGGTAGGTAAATTGCTTCAGCGGGCTGTCTGAGCCCGTTTTCTCATGCAAAATCGCGATGCGGCACGTCCAGCCGCCCTCCTGATCGCCGGCGTGCTTGCG encodes the following:
- a CDS encoding family 20 glycosylhydrolase gives rise to the protein MTLAHSVSLSTLALVLSLTAGCAALPQTPVSAPAAPSVAPPLPSLDQATLDRLGDHLGYRWEIVDNRQTCDKAACFLSALTLTLPEGGELPGGWTLYFSYVGAFVRSESDAFDLKQVNGDLYALTPKGGVALKGGASHTVRVWGQGHFYARGFMMPNAYVAAPALTPRTIRASKVAIDRESGLETLPFVAPMTDEAKLGSQTPGDKTQWLTPQRAYERNASHNVALTRPAVVILPTPAKVTLQKGAPLDLSKGFDLRLKGLGRDAITAAVKALKQAGAGEGRGPVLSVTIDPKLSPEAYRLAVGKSVTIRAGSTTGANHALRSLAQQTAFDGAQVRRMTIEDAPRLPFRGLHIDVARNFHSKVFVLETLEQMAAYKLNRLHLHLGDDEGWRLEIEGLPELTQVGAYRCHDLAEETCLLPQLGAGPERDTPVNGYFTKADYIDILRAAQARGIEVIPSFDMPGHSRAAIKSMEVRYRRLMAAGDAAGAAQYRLVEPGDTTAYRSIQHYNDNTLNVCLPATYAFIDKVIDETMKLHQAAGVPLKRYHIGADETAGAWTQSPACQAFMAQNGLKAPQLTPYFIERVSAYLAEKGIETAGWSDGMGHTDAARMPKVVQSNIWSATLGAAATEAHDQANRGWEVVLSVPDVTYFDMPPAPDPDETAYDWASRDTDSYKIFSFQPENLPANASLLTDIRGQGATVADKTPYAPGRGLTGIQGQLWSEVVRTDDEAEYRLFPRLLPLAERAWHRAGWEAPYKAGESYTYGDGKVDPKAVLGDWQGFRDRLGVHLRLLDQAGIAYRLAPPGAKIEGGQLFANAEIAATPIEYRLTGDEWTPYTGPVAVSGPVELRVTSPDGRRKSRIVTVK
- a CDS encoding YidB family protein, which gives rise to MLNDILGALGSKLDLGNLDLAGLAQQLGGQGLIGDVLGQLQQGGLAEVVQSWVSNGANLPVSLEQLQSALGPDMVNQLAGSLGIDPAQLGDVLPGVVDQLSQGGQLTQAIAEAAPNLLGQEGIGKLLGGLFR
- a CDS encoding M14 family metallopeptidase encodes the protein MAVSIHSDFDGGNIEMVQAHGGGRFDLLIRPDHQSHYYQWFYFRVDGASGVDLELRLTNAGGSAYTGGWEGYKARISSDGVHWTQADTTYADGVLSIRHRAASETLWVAYFAPYDSDRHRVLVERVKALPAMSHRVLGQTLDGRDLDLFRVGEGPRIVWLYARQHPGETMAEWWMEGAIPWLCSDAPEAAALRAAATFYIVLNCNPDGSARGHLRTNAAGTDLNRQWAAPSVEKSPEVLTIRNAMDDTGVDFAIDVHGDEAIPHVFMAGFEGIPSWTPERDALYRRYLSALSARTTDFQTTYGYAVDAPGQANLAVSTNAVAERFGAIAMTLEMPFKDHDDAPDAVEGWSPARSQALGVACLKALYDVITEIPLRARG